The Pyrenophora tritici-repentis strain M4 chromosome 3, whole genome shotgun sequence genome has a window encoding:
- a CDS encoding Tymo-45kd-70kd multi-domain protein, with translation MPTFLHRMDTRRLRGSDMKRLVRILRHVPDPTDERFERKEASYRKHTKEDIHNLPSRLRSSRLSFGSTNLCSMHKGLNHNLINDIWQWLRHEFEGAIGKFLYPLIMSNRLTAKQEWNVRQLEPVLEMWNVDFSLEASAPPGHEPVSHGSQWEYQRDGCPACMMARIGSDEHVLFALFANMVGRFNTKSLTSTGGWKKTRSKRLRFVRYWVKATHDGDTTLSYAGELGLKMKQLRCEWKDEQRVLLQSLDGTTVQGTPQTAMYRPSIDSQRPMMAKEASRLDPQARSSTNVSRDRRDANLGPEPRSSKAELLSPADKLGFELPHMRERVSGGPYDQQDVHPLLRQEPGIAPAPQKTKWTTADSTCSVDTIRPTSTRRPTPEFYLTPEVRSPSPPSPIPTIRPARNTATSKRADEPVHNLHSSRPARSTATFKRADESVYDLHSSRHTRNPSIKTTSTFTTIASYTGGPSAVVHLHDPLDNPIYDAKTKEDRVEYYRRQLRPRLYDDPVKKAEKAESTALPLPKSTSMYSEFGNTGFDGGRFDGVDEELREEEREEWEREVTEEDCDDEDGSDDEA, from the coding sequence ATGCCTACTTTTCTGCACCGTATGGATACCCGTCGCCTCCGCGGCAGCGATATGAAACGTCTTGTTCGTATCCTCCGCCATGTTCCTGATCCTACTGATGAGCGTTTTGAGCGCAAGGAGGCGTCTTATCGAAAACATACCAAGGAAGACATACACAACCTGCCTAGCCGCCTCCGCTCGTCGCGACTATCTTTCGGTTCTACGAACCTATGCTCTATGCACAAGGGGCTCAACCACAACCTGATCAATGATATATGGCAATGGTTACGGCACGAGTTTGAAGGCGCCATTGGCAAGTTCTTGTATCCTCTTATCATGTCCAACCGTCTAACCGCAAAACAGGAGTGGAATGTGCGCCAACTAGAGCCAGTGCTGGAAATGTGGAATGTGGACTTTAGCCTTGAGGCGTCTGCGCCTCCAGGTCATGAGCCTGTTTCCCATGGATCGCAATGGGAGTACCAGCGAGACGGATGTCCAGCATGCATGATGGCACGGATTGGCTCCGACGAGCACGTTCTGTTCGCTCTCTTCGCAAACATGGTTGGTCGCTTCAACACCAAGTCACTCACTAGCACCGGCGGATGGAAAAAGACACGTTCCAAACGCCTCCGATTCGTCCGATATTGGGTCAAGGCAACTCACGACGGGGACACCACTCTTTCTTACGCCGGAGAATTGGGTCTGAAGATGAAACAGCTGAGGTGCGAATGGAAGGATGAGCAACGTGTTCTTCTCCAGTCGCTCGATGGGACAACAGTACAGGGCACGCCTCAGACTGCTATGTACCGCCCCAGCATCGATAGCCAACGTCCTATGATGGCGAAGGAGGCTAGCCGTTTGGACCCTCAGGCTCGTTCTTCTACCAATGTTAGCCGAGATAGACGCGATGCGAACCTTGGTCCTGAACCCCGTTCAAGCAAGGCAGAGCTGCTCTCGCCAGCGGACAAACTTGGTTTTGAGTTGCCACATATGCGCGAACGAGTTTCTGGAGGCCCGTATGACCAGCAAGACGTCCACCCACTGTTACGGCAGGAACCAGGCATTGCGCCAGCTCCACAGAAAACAAAGTGGACAACTGCCGACTCAACTTGTTCCGTCGACACCATTAGGCCAACAAGCACTCGCCGTCCCACGCCTGAGTTTTATCTTACGCCTGAGGTTCGTTCCCCCAGCCCACCCTCACCCATCCCAACGATTCGCCCAGCTCGCAACACTGCCACCTCCAAGCGTGCTGATGAGCCTGTCCACAACCTCCATTCCTCCCGTCCAGCTCGCAGCACTGCCACCTTCAAGCGCGCTGACGAGTCCGTCTACGACCTCCATTCATCCCGTCACACTCGCAACCCTTCTATCAAGACCACCAGTACCTTCACCACGATCGCTTCCTATACCGGTGGTCCCTCCGCCGTCGTCCACCTCCACGACCCCCTTGACAATCCTATTTACGACGCCAAGACTAAAGAAGATCGGGTGGAGTACTACCGCCGACAACTTCGCCCAAGGCTCTACGACGATCCTGTCAAGAAAGCGGAGAAGGCGGAGTCGACGGCACTGCCGCTGCCAAAGTCAACATCCATGTATTCCGAGTTTGGCAATACGGGATTTGACGGTGGACGGTTCGATGGTGTAGATGAAGAATTAAGgg